The Paenibacillus uliginis N3/975 genome has a window encoding:
- a CDS encoding alpha-amylase, which produces MQRNHTIMQFFEWHIEADGSHWNRLKDAAPQLKQKGIDSVWIPPVTKGQSAKDTGYGVYDLYDLGEFDQKGSVPTKYGTKQELIDAITTCKEHGIAVYVDLVMNHKAGADATERFKVIQVDEKDRTKDISKPFEIEGWTQFTFPGRGDTYSAFKWNFSHFNGTDYDASQKRSGIFRIVGENKTWSENVDDEFGNYDYLMFANIDYSHPDVRREMMEWGKWLVNTLQCSGFRLDAIKHINHDFIKEFAATMKQEHGESFYIVGEFWNPELDECRSFLDTVDYKIDLFDVSLHYKLHAASKEGKGYDLRKIFDDTLVHSHPLNAVTFVDNHDSQPHESLESWIQDWFKQSAYALILLRKDGYPVVFYGDYYGIGGETPVPGKQIAIDPLLYARYHKAYGKQDDYFDHPNTIGWVRWGVPDIPRSGCAVVISNGDEGSKRMNVGKERAGQVWVDLTNTRKDRTTIGEDGFAVFPVNGGSVSVWALPEVDIGSGK; this is translated from the coding sequence TTGCAAAGAAATCATACCATTATGCAGTTTTTCGAGTGGCATATTGAAGCCGACGGGTCGCATTGGAACCGCCTCAAGGATGCTGCGCCGCAATTAAAACAAAAAGGGATCGACTCCGTATGGATTCCTCCGGTCACAAAAGGCCAATCCGCTAAAGATACCGGTTATGGCGTATACGATCTTTACGATCTCGGAGAATTTGACCAAAAAGGTTCAGTTCCAACGAAATACGGTACGAAACAGGAGCTGATTGACGCCATAACGACATGCAAGGAACACGGTATAGCTGTTTACGTTGACCTTGTCATGAATCATAAAGCGGGAGCCGATGCGACCGAGCGGTTCAAGGTGATCCAGGTGGACGAAAAGGATCGGACTAAGGACATTTCCAAGCCCTTCGAGATTGAGGGATGGACACAATTCACATTCCCTGGACGGGGTGATACCTATTCGGCGTTCAAATGGAACTTCAGCCATTTTAACGGGACAGATTATGATGCGAGCCAAAAACGCAGCGGCATCTTCCGGATTGTTGGTGAGAATAAAACGTGGAGCGAGAATGTAGATGATGAATTTGGCAACTATGACTATCTCATGTTTGCGAATATTGATTACAGTCACCCTGATGTTCGCCGCGAGATGATGGAATGGGGCAAGTGGCTTGTTAACACTCTGCAATGCAGCGGATTCCGTCTCGACGCGATCAAGCATATTAATCATGATTTTATTAAGGAATTCGCCGCCACGATGAAACAAGAACACGGCGAATCCTTCTATATCGTCGGTGAGTTCTGGAATCCGGAGCTAGATGAATGCCGAAGTTTCCTGGATACTGTCGATTACAAAATCGATTTATTCGATGTGTCCCTGCATTACAAGCTCCATGCCGCTTCTAAGGAAGGAAAGGGATATGATCTTCGTAAGATTTTTGACGATACGCTTGTCCATTCCCACCCCTTAAATGCGGTGACCTTTGTTGACAATCATGATTCGCAGCCCCATGAATCTCTGGAATCCTGGATTCAGGACTGGTTCAAGCAGAGCGCTTATGCCCTGATATTACTGCGCAAGGATGGTTATCCAGTCGTATTTTACGGAGATTACTACGGTATCGGCGGAGAAACGCCTGTACCCGGAAAACAAATCGCTATCGATCCGCTGCTTTATGCCCGATACCATAAGGCATATGGCAAACAGGATGATTATTTTGACCACCCCAACACGATCGGCTGGGTTCGCTGGGGCGTTCCCGACATTCCCCGTTCCGGCTGCGCGGTTGTTATATCCAATGGCGATGAAGGCAGCAAACGGATGAATGTCGGCAAAGAACGCGCGGGTCAGGTATGGGTTGATCTCACCAACACGAGGAAAGACCGCACTACCATTGGTGAGGATGGCTTTGCGGTCTTCCCGGTAAATGGCGGCAGTGTGTCCGTCTGGGCTCTTCCCGAAGTCGATATTGGCTCAGGCAAGTGA
- a CDS encoding HNH endonuclease, producing the protein MNGIEQSLYKQCGHCGMDRPLSEFRRRTGRRSGPNSRRGICAECRRQASEGISEAILEKEDDPFSPMDSSLARDDAASSLEIEPPKPKASRSQKRRAARKRAKTRAAEAAIAAKCNYTAGEQPEHISPKRGEVRKTGDKRKHTPPNPPRPLLRTAVAYEHLNPYDVSSLVPTRAGTIRMRGRTDKGRGWHQEIDPELAIILVKENAAVVVNRHTIRRLYTNKGFRKYVLERDRHTCYFCGGYGDTIDHLLPRAKGGHTTPVNCVCACMECNQSKADRDLDDFMNLSR; encoded by the coding sequence ATGAACGGAATAGAACAGTCTTTATATAAACAATGCGGACACTGTGGAATGGATAGACCTTTGTCTGAGTTTCGCCGCCGGACGGGGCGCCGTTCAGGACCGAATTCTCGGCGGGGAATCTGCGCGGAGTGCCGCCGTCAGGCGTCTGAAGGAATTTCGGAAGCGATTCTCGAAAAAGAAGATGACCCTTTCAGCCCAATGGATTCATCTCTGGCCAGGGATGATGCGGCTTCCTCTCTCGAGATCGAACCGCCCAAGCCCAAAGCATCCCGCTCGCAGAAACGCCGGGCTGCTCGCAAGCGGGCTAAAACGAGAGCAGCAGAAGCTGCCATTGCAGCCAAATGCAACTATACTGCCGGGGAGCAGCCGGAGCACATTTCTCCAAAGCGGGGTGAAGTCCGCAAGACGGGGGACAAACGCAAGCATACCCCGCCGAATCCGCCAAGACCGCTGCTTCGAACGGCCGTGGCATATGAGCATCTCAATCCGTATGATGTGTCATCGCTTGTGCCAACTCGGGCAGGTACGATACGGATGCGTGGGCGCACCGATAAAGGCCGGGGGTGGCATCAAGAGATTGATCCGGAGCTGGCCATCATCCTGGTGAAAGAGAATGCGGCCGTTGTGGTGAACCGCCATACCATCCGCCGTCTCTACACAAATAAGGGATTCCGCAAATATGTGCTGGAGCGTGATCGTCATACCTGTTATTTCTGCGGGGGATACGGGGATACAATTGATCATTTACTGCCGCGGGCCAAAGGAGGCCATACAACGCCAGTGAATTGTGTCTGTGCATGTATGGAGTGCAATCAATCCAAAGCAGATCGGGATCTCGATGATTTTATGAATTTAAGCCGCTAG
- a CDS encoding ABC transporter permease subunit, translating to MRLKTQMLRTLGISLLAFVVIMLIVLFPRKIDLTLDGNLIVATYDASMEQFVANIKQFFVDVFQNQSLGYSRFSGETAGEAVIRAMGKSLAVIGAALVLGFIFGILKGIADYKLSKTRFNILGHWTTWIFQSMPDFFVLLIIQWFIIDHLPFIRFFAPDGWQSFALSSVLVSLYPIVYIASLTSASLAAQEGKLYLLFAKAKGLSNRIILFKHMLRNSMGTLLTQLPTLLVYILSNLLMVEIFRNYPGAAWRLYTAIDYNTYEGTGQDFEAGIIIGITFCIMLLILLVQWISHVAKKYYDPI from the coding sequence ATGCGTTTGAAGACACAGATGCTCCGAACATTAGGAATCAGCCTTCTGGCATTTGTGGTGATCATGTTGATTGTGCTGTTCCCACGCAAGATCGATCTTACTCTAGATGGGAACCTGATTGTTGCTACCTATGACGCGAGTATGGAGCAATTTGTTGCTAATATCAAACAATTTTTCGTGGATGTCTTTCAAAACCAAAGTCTAGGCTATTCCAGATTTAGCGGTGAAACCGCAGGGGAGGCTGTCATTCGAGCGATGGGAAAAAGCCTTGCGGTTATTGGGGCAGCGCTCGTATTAGGCTTTATATTCGGCATATTAAAAGGCATTGCCGATTACAAGCTGTCAAAGACACGCTTTAACATTTTGGGACACTGGACAACCTGGATTTTTCAATCTATGCCGGATTTTTTTGTCCTTTTGATTATTCAATGGTTTATTATTGATCATTTGCCTTTCATAAGGTTTTTTGCTCCAGATGGTTGGCAGTCATTTGCCCTTTCATCTGTTCTGGTATCGTTATACCCGATCGTCTACATAGCCAGCTTGACCTCGGCCTCGCTTGCAGCCCAGGAAGGGAAGCTGTACCTTCTATTTGCCAAGGCTAAGGGCCTCAGTAACCGGATTATTTTGTTCAAGCATATGCTTCGCAACAGTATGGGCACGCTGCTTACACAGCTCCCGACCCTGCTTGTGTACATATTATCTAATCTGCTCATGGTCGAAATTTTCCGGAATTATCCTGGTGCTGCATGGCGTCTCTATACCGCTATAGATTACAACACGTACGAAGGTACCGGCCAAGACTTTGAAGCAGGGATTATAATCGGGATTACGTTCTGCATTATGCTGTTGATTTTACTGGTGCAGTGGATCAGTCATGTTGCCAAAAAATACTATGATCCGATTTAA
- a CDS encoding ABC transporter permease subunit, translating into MKKEKNIPLWIGVSLLAILGFTMFVGPYLPFIDKELQGEPHRWVGKKLHLPAYSPSPDNILGSDKKGVDNLSKLVVSAKETIFMILTIAVIRYLIGVPLGLLARRKKGISHFIVTLLNKVCSFLPSVFFVVLLLALPVLLFSTSRLYWALFIIAVVEAGRVAVTVQAKANRISKELYVEAGTALGLSSKRMIRKYYIPEMVPELIVNFCTDLGKVTILLGQLAVLNIFLAQKWMEVDYYVWQFVNTQFNWATLISNHRTEIYMGKFAFVFYPAFAMMFAILTFNMLGEGFRRKFHLKG; encoded by the coding sequence ATGAAAAAAGAGAAGAACATTCCTTTATGGATTGGTGTATCTTTATTAGCTATTCTTGGGTTTACTATGTTTGTCGGACCGTATCTGCCGTTTATCGATAAGGAATTGCAGGGTGAACCTCACCGATGGGTGGGGAAAAAGTTGCACCTTCCGGCATATAGCCCTTCCCCTGACAATATCCTTGGCAGTGATAAAAAGGGCGTGGACAATTTGAGCAAGCTCGTCGTAAGCGCCAAAGAGACGATTTTTATGATTTTGACCATTGCTGTGATACGGTATTTGATCGGTGTGCCGCTTGGGCTGCTGGCCCGTAGGAAAAAAGGGATATCTCATTTTATTGTTACGCTGCTGAATAAGGTGTGTTCATTCTTGCCATCTGTTTTTTTCGTAGTTTTGTTGTTAGCGCTTCCGGTGCTGTTATTCTCAACAAGTCGTCTGTACTGGGCCTTATTCATCATCGCGGTGGTTGAAGCAGGGCGGGTTGCTGTCACGGTTCAGGCGAAGGCGAACCGTATTTCGAAGGAGCTGTATGTGGAAGCCGGAACGGCTCTCGGTCTAAGTTCCAAACGGATGATCCGTAAATATTATATACCGGAAATGGTTCCCGAGCTGATCGTTAACTTCTGTACGGATCTCGGAAAAGTGACGATCCTGCTCGGCCAGCTTGCCGTATTAAACATATTTCTGGCCCAGAAATGGATGGAAGTCGATTACTATGTGTGGCAGTTCGTAAACACCCAGTTTAATTGGGCAACACTGATTTCTAACCATCGAACCGAAATTTATATGGGGAAATTCGCATTTGTGTTTTATCCGGCATTCGCGATGATGTTCGCAATCCTAACCTTTAATATGCTTGGGGAAGGGTTCCGTCGCAAGTTTCATCTTAAAGGCTAG
- a CDS encoding YeiH family protein, with translation MTHHEPQRTPQPEFRNKALSWAGGIGFTFIIALMGYGLSYIPGLNILGQLAWAILIAAVFRQVWGYPEALRAGIQFTAKKLLRLAIILYGLKLNIAIVFSQGLGLLLRDVVTVVFAILVTMLLAKWLKADGSLSLLLGIGTGVCGAAAIAAVSPILKAKDEDTALGAGIIAFIGTVFAVVYTLLQPFLPLTDTQYGIWSGISLHELAHVALAAAPAGEDALAVSLLAKLGRVFLLIPLSLILMYWMRRTGRVEKGSKLEFPWFLLGFIALSLLGSVEWGGQGIIPDGLKSSIAKSASFILAMAMVGLGLNIHLQSLRKAWRPLLAMTITSVLLALLTFWMS, from the coding sequence ATGACACACCATGAACCACAAAGAACACCCCAGCCGGAGTTTCGGAATAAAGCTCTTTCCTGGGCCGGCGGGATCGGATTCACCTTTATCATTGCCCTAATGGGCTACGGGCTTTCTTACATTCCCGGACTAAACATTCTGGGGCAGTTGGCGTGGGCCATCCTCATTGCTGCCGTGTTCCGTCAGGTATGGGGTTATCCCGAAGCACTTCGAGCCGGTATTCAATTTACAGCCAAAAAGCTGCTTCGACTCGCCATTATTCTATACGGACTAAAACTCAACATCGCCATTGTATTCAGCCAAGGCCTGGGACTGCTACTGCGTGATGTTGTCACGGTGGTCTTCGCCATTCTTGTAACGATGCTACTGGCAAAATGGCTAAAAGCCGATGGTTCCCTCTCTCTTCTGCTCGGGATCGGTACCGGCGTATGCGGTGCAGCGGCCATTGCAGCCGTCTCGCCGATCCTGAAAGCGAAAGATGAAGACACCGCGCTGGGTGCGGGAATCATCGCCTTTATCGGCACCGTGTTTGCCGTTGTCTACACCTTGCTTCAGCCGTTTCTTCCGCTTACGGACACGCAGTACGGAATATGGTCAGGCATCAGTCTCCATGAGCTTGCCCATGTAGCTTTGGCGGCAGCCCCGGCAGGCGAGGACGCGTTAGCCGTCAGCCTGCTTGCAAAGCTTGGCCGCGTCTTTCTCCTCATCCCGCTGAGTCTTATATTGATGTACTGGATGCGGCGTACAGGACGGGTTGAAAAAGGCTCCAAGCTGGAATTTCCATGGTTCCTGCTTGGTTTCATTGCCCTGAGTCTGCTCGGCAGCGTGGAGTGGGGTGGTCAGGGTATCATCCCAGACGGCTTGAAGAGCAGTATCGCGAAGTCTGCGTCCTTTATTCTGGCTATGGCAATGGTGGGTCTGGGGCTGAACATTCATCTCCAATCACTGCGAAAAGCATGGCGCCCGCTGCTAGCGATGACCATTACCTCTGTACTGCTTGCATTACTTACTTTTTGGATGTCCTAA
- a CDS encoding LysR family transcriptional regulator — translation MDVSLEVFVTVVEKGNFTRAAEELRMTQPAVSQYIQALERTVGAKLLERTNKYVRLNQAGEIVFHHAKDILGMYTRMQTLVDDLLHRASGDLSISASYTFGEYVLPHLLAYMHEVYPLIRPRINIGNTTEVAEAILNHQADIGIVEGEYYHENLHIEAFAEDEMFVIVPNEERYAGRGEISLSELGKETWIVRESGSGTRRAAEHMFTSRHFQPDNKMEFGSTQLIKESVEAGLGVTLLSHWAVRKEISLGTLIMLKPDGEPVRRHFSLITQATPYHTKAAEIFLDLLRMNKAFPVSYV, via the coding sequence ATGGATGTATCGTTAGAGGTGTTTGTCACGGTTGTGGAAAAAGGAAACTTTACCCGTGCTGCCGAAGAGCTAAGGATGACCCAACCTGCGGTAAGCCAGTACATACAGGCATTGGAACGCACGGTGGGCGCTAAACTGCTGGAAAGAACGAACAAGTACGTCCGTCTTAATCAGGCAGGAGAAATTGTATTTCATCATGCCAAGGATATTCTGGGAATGTACACACGGATGCAGACATTGGTAGACGATTTGCTGCACCGGGCTAGCGGTGATCTCTCCATTAGCGCAAGTTATACCTTTGGAGAATACGTGCTACCACATCTTTTGGCTTATATGCATGAGGTATATCCCTTGATCCGGCCGAGAATCAACATCGGGAATACGACCGAGGTGGCTGAGGCAATTCTGAATCACCAGGCAGATATCGGAATTGTTGAAGGAGAATACTATCATGAGAATCTTCATATCGAAGCCTTTGCGGAGGATGAAATGTTTGTTATTGTGCCGAATGAGGAGCGCTATGCAGGAAGAGGAGAGATTAGCCTTTCCGAACTTGGCAAAGAGACATGGATCGTGCGTGAAAGCGGATCAGGTACACGTAGAGCAGCTGAACATATGTTTACAAGCCGCCATTTTCAGCCGGATAACAAAATGGAATTCGGTAGTACCCAGTTAATCAAGGAATCTGTGGAAGCGGGACTTGGTGTGACGCTGCTGTCCCACTGGGCGGTCCGGAAGGAAATTTCGCTCGGTACGCTCATCATGCTAAAGCCGGACGGTGAACCGGTGCGTAGACATTTTTCTCTAATTACGCAGGCGACTCCCTACCATACGAAGGCTGCGGAAATTTTTCTGGATCTGCTTCGGATGAATAAAGCCTTTCCAGTTAGTTATGTATGA